In Curtobacterium sp. TC1, the following proteins share a genomic window:
- a CDS encoding FtsB family cell division protein, producing the protein MPSQKPRVRRVPVAMPDGTTSAQPWYRSIHFSGFSLLMLAIIVLFVVVLAPSLRTLIQQQEQIAQQQREVASQKADVTQKKKDVARWDDPAYIEAQARDRLLYVYPGEESYLVMGAENRTTETVPTTDSGTPVSTKVQTPKVDWVQAMLSSVLQSGLTDETAADLVAPDVSGTGESK; encoded by the coding sequence GTGCCCAGCCAGAAGCCCCGCGTCCGCCGCGTCCCCGTGGCGATGCCCGACGGCACCACGTCGGCGCAGCCCTGGTACCGCTCGATCCACTTCTCCGGCTTCAGCCTGCTCATGCTCGCGATCATCGTGCTCTTCGTCGTGGTGCTCGCGCCGTCGCTCCGCACGCTCATCCAGCAGCAGGAGCAGATCGCCCAGCAGCAGCGTGAGGTGGCGAGCCAGAAGGCCGACGTCACGCAGAAGAAGAAGGACGTCGCCCGCTGGGACGACCCCGCCTACATCGAGGCGCAGGCACGCGATCGCCTGCTCTACGTGTACCCGGGCGAGGAGAGCTACCTCGTGATGGGCGCCGAGAACCGCACGACCGAGACCGTGCCGACGACGGATTCCGGTACGCCGGTCAGCACCAAGGTCCAGACGCCGAAGGTGGACTGGGTGCAGGCGATGCTCTCCTCGGTGCTGCAGTCCGGGCTCACCGACGAGACCGCGGCCGACCTCGTGGCCCCGGACGTCTCGGGCACCGGCGAGAGCAAGTAG
- a CDS encoding DUF501 domain-containing protein, producing MTTPPFDPPSDRDVQVVSAQLGRPARDVIGIAARCVCGNPTVVSTKPRLSNGTPFPTFYYLCHPAATAAVSTLEANQVMPGLAALLEDDTTAAAYLAAHESYLADRESIEHVDEIVGISAGGMPTRVKCLHALVGHALAAGPGVNPIGDLALERADWSPSRCECRAYDDGADAGVGAGGGEV from the coding sequence GTGACGACCCCTCCCTTCGACCCGCCCTCCGACCGCGACGTCCAGGTCGTGTCGGCGCAGCTCGGCCGACCGGCACGCGACGTCATCGGGATCGCGGCACGGTGCGTCTGTGGCAACCCCACGGTCGTCTCCACGAAGCCCCGACTGTCGAACGGCACCCCGTTCCCGACGTTCTACTACCTGTGCCACCCCGCGGCCACCGCCGCGGTCAGCACCCTCGAGGCCAACCAGGTGATGCCGGGGCTGGCAGCACTGCTCGAGGACGACACCACTGCGGCCGCGTACCTCGCGGCCCACGAGTCCTACCTGGCCGATCGCGAGTCGATCGAGCACGTCGACGAGATCGTCGGCATCAGCGCCGGTGGCATGCCCACCCGCGTGAAGTGCCTGCACGCCCTCGTCGGTCACGCCCTCGCCGCCGGACCCGGCGTCAACCCCATCGGCGACCTCGCGCTCGAGCGCGCGGACTGGTCGCCCTCCCGGTGTGAGTGCCGGGCGTATGATGACGGTGCAGACGCTGGAGTCGGGGCGGGTGGCGGCGAAGTCTGA